From Pagrus major chromosome 18, Pma_NU_1.0, a single genomic window includes:
- the LOC141013101 gene encoding rho GTPase-activating protein 24-like: METSFQEHLQEQMYRAWAPEHIQGLMDDEGASEDKSSWSSCEIILAESGSSNQDQNPDQANKQEPELDSGSCGFKQGDPMLRLKLSPPQQHLAASSPQLSQTECQALWPPAGAQHPEQPSWSPRVPPPVPLADPSASALRSLLTSLQQQIVRQREEYEERIISLEQRNEELQVEVVRLKTNLAQQRHWYQVVQAKIVESERARAAAELRNATLQKEMDQFFDTFGELNNEAKKTECIVKSF, from the exons ATGGAGACAAGCTTCCAGGAGCACCTGCAGGAGCAGATGTACCGAGCATGGGCCCCCGAGCACATCCAGGGACTGATGGACGATGAGGGAGCGAGTGAGGACAAGAGTTCCTGGTCCTCCTGTGAGATCATCCTCGCTGAAAGTGGTTCCAGCAACCAGGACCAGAATCCAGACCAAGCCAATAAGCAGGAGCCAGAGCTGGACTCAGGCTCCTGTGGATTTAAACAGGGGGACCCGATGCTGCGTCTTAAGCTGTCCCCTCCCCAACAGCATCTCGCAGCCAGTTCCCCTCAGCTATCCCAAACTGAGTGCCAGGCTCTGTGGCCCCCAGCTGGAGCTCAGCACCCAGAGCAGCCATCCTGGTCTCCCAGGGTGCCCCCTCCCGTACCCCTGGCTGATCCCTCTGCTAGTGCCCTCCGCAGCCTCCTCACCAGCCTCCAACAGCAGATagtcagacagagggaggagtaCGAGGAGCGGATAATCAg TCTAGAGCAGAGAAATGAAGAGTTGCAGGTGGAGGTCGTCCGGTTGAAAACAAACCTCGCACAGCAGCGGCACTGGTACCAGGTTGTCCAGGCTAAGATCGTGGAGTCTGAAAGGGCCCGGGCTGCCGCCGAACTTCGCAATGCAACTCTGCAGAAGGAGATGGATCAGTTCTTTGACACCTTTGGAGAGCTCAACAACGAGGCCAAGAAGACAGAATGTATCGTCAAGAGCttttga
- the mapk9 gene encoding mitogen-activated protein kinase 9 isoform X1: MSEAEGQFYSVQVGDSTFTVLKRYQQLRAIGSGAQGIVCSALDTVLGIPVAVKKLCRPFQNQTHAKRAYRELVLLKCVNHKNIIRLINVFTPQKSLEEFQDLYLVMELMDASLCQVIHMDLDHERMSYLLYQILCGIRHLHSAGIIHRDLKPSNIVVKSDCTLKILDFGLARTACTNFMMTPYVVTRYYRAPEVILGMKYKENVDIWSVGCIMGEMVKGSVIFQGTDHIDQWNKVIEVLGTPSLEFMNRLMETVRNYVMNKPQYPGVSFAELFPDWAFPSDSEHDKLKTGQARDLLSKMLVIDPECRISVEEALNHPYIHVWYDPAEADAPPPQISDKQLEEREHTIEQWKELIYEEVIDWEERNKNGLMKEDCSDVVSGSASQSSSANDISSMSTEQTLASDTDSSSIDTLTGPLDESQ, encoded by the exons ATGAGTGAGGCGGAGGGCCAGTTCTACAGCGTTCAGGTGGGAGACTCCACCTTCACTGTACTCAAGCGCTACCAGCAGCTCCGCGCCATCGGCTCCGGGGCCCAGGGCATCGTCTG CTCTGCTCTAGATACAGTCCTTGGTATCCCAGTGGCAGTGAAAAAGCTGTGTCGGCCCTTCCAGAACCAGACCCATGCTAAGCGTGCTTACAGGGAGCTGGTGCTGCTCAAATGTGTCAACCACAAAAAT ATCATCCGTCTGATCAATGTGTTCACGCCTCAGAAGTCACTGGAGGAATTCCAGGACCT GTATCTGGTGATGGAGTTGATGGATGCCAGCCTATGCCAGGTGATCCACATGGACCTGGACCATGAGAGGATGTCCTATCTGCTCTACCAGATCCTCTGTGGCATCAGGCACCTGCACTCTGCTGGCATCATCCACAGG GACTTGAAGCCCAGTAACATTGTGGTGAAGTCAGATTGCACTCTAAAGATCTTGGACTTTGGCCTGGCCAGGACAGCTTGCACTAACTTCATGATGACCCCCTATGTGGTGACCAGATACTACCGTGCCCCAGAGGTCATACTGGGCATGAAGTACAAGGAGAATG TGGACATCTGGTCCGTTGGGTGTATCATGGGAGAGATGGTAAAAGGCAGCGTAATCTTCCAGGGCACCGACC ACATCGACCAGTGGAATAAGGTGATTGAGGTTCTGGGCACGCCCAGTCTGGAGTTTATGAACCGACTAATGGAAACCGTGAGGAACTATGTGATGAACAAGCCGCAGTATCCTGGCGTCAGCTTCGCAGAGCTATTCCCGGACTGGGCCTTTCCTTCTGACTCAGAACATGACAAACTGAAGA CAGGTCAAGCACGAGACCTGCTGTCCAAAATGCTGGTCATTGATCCTGAATGCCGCATCTCTGTAGAAGAAGCCCTAAATCACCCGTACATCCACGTGTGGTACGACCCTGCAGAGGCCGACGCG cCTCCTCCCCAGATTTCAGATAAGCAgctggaagagagagagcacacCATTGAGCAATGGAAAG AACTCATTTATGAAGAGGTGATTGACTGGGAGGAGAGGAACAAGAATGGTCTGATGAAAGAAGACTGCTCAG ATGTAGTGTCAGGTTCAGCCTCCCAGTCCTCATCAGCCAACGACATCTCGTCCATGTCCACGGAGCAAACATTGGCCTCGgatacagacagcagcagcattgaCACACTGACGGGGCCGCTGGACGAGAGTCAGTGA
- the mapk9 gene encoding mitogen-activated protein kinase 9 isoform X2 has protein sequence MSEAEGQFYSVQVGDSTFTVLKRYQQLRAIGSGAQGIVCSALDTVLGIPVAVKKLCRPFQNQTHAKRAYRELVLLKCVNHKNIIRLINVFTPQKSLEEFQDLYLVMELMDASLCQVIHMDLDHERMSYLLYQILCGIRHLHSAGIIHRDLKPSNIVVKSDCTLKILDFGLARTACTNFMMTPYVVTRYYRAPEVILGMKYKENVDIWSVGCIMGEMVKGSVIFQGTDHIDQWNKVIEVLGTPSLEFMNRLMETVRNYVMNKPQYPGVSFAELFPDWAFPSDSEHDKLKSQARDLLSKMLVIDPECRISVEEALNHPYIHVWYDPAEADAPPPQISDKQLEEREHTIEQWKELIYEEVIDWEERNKNGLMKEDCSDVVSGSASQSSSANDISSMSTEQTLASDTDSSSIDTLTGPLDESQ, from the exons ATGAGTGAGGCGGAGGGCCAGTTCTACAGCGTTCAGGTGGGAGACTCCACCTTCACTGTACTCAAGCGCTACCAGCAGCTCCGCGCCATCGGCTCCGGGGCCCAGGGCATCGTCTG CTCTGCTCTAGATACAGTCCTTGGTATCCCAGTGGCAGTGAAAAAGCTGTGTCGGCCCTTCCAGAACCAGACCCATGCTAAGCGTGCTTACAGGGAGCTGGTGCTGCTCAAATGTGTCAACCACAAAAAT ATCATCCGTCTGATCAATGTGTTCACGCCTCAGAAGTCACTGGAGGAATTCCAGGACCT GTATCTGGTGATGGAGTTGATGGATGCCAGCCTATGCCAGGTGATCCACATGGACCTGGACCATGAGAGGATGTCCTATCTGCTCTACCAGATCCTCTGTGGCATCAGGCACCTGCACTCTGCTGGCATCATCCACAGG GACTTGAAGCCCAGTAACATTGTGGTGAAGTCAGATTGCACTCTAAAGATCTTGGACTTTGGCCTGGCCAGGACAGCTTGCACTAACTTCATGATGACCCCCTATGTGGTGACCAGATACTACCGTGCCCCAGAGGTCATACTGGGCATGAAGTACAAGGAGAATG TGGACATCTGGTCCGTTGGGTGTATCATGGGAGAGATGGTAAAAGGCAGCGTAATCTTCCAGGGCACCGACC ACATCGACCAGTGGAATAAGGTGATTGAGGTTCTGGGCACGCCCAGTCTGGAGTTTATGAACCGACTAATGGAAACCGTGAGGAACTATGTGATGAACAAGCCGCAGTATCCTGGCGTCAGCTTCGCAGAGCTATTCCCGGACTGGGCCTTTCCTTCTGACTCAGAACATGACAAACTGAAGA GTCAAGCACGAGACCTGCTGTCCAAAATGCTGGTCATTGATCCTGAATGCCGCATCTCTGTAGAAGAAGCCCTAAATCACCCGTACATCCACGTGTGGTACGACCCTGCAGAGGCCGACGCG cCTCCTCCCCAGATTTCAGATAAGCAgctggaagagagagagcacacCATTGAGCAATGGAAAG AACTCATTTATGAAGAGGTGATTGACTGGGAGGAGAGGAACAAGAATGGTCTGATGAAAGAAGACTGCTCAG ATGTAGTGTCAGGTTCAGCCTCCCAGTCCTCATCAGCCAACGACATCTCGTCCATGTCCACGGAGCAAACATTGGCCTCGgatacagacagcagcagcattgaCACACTGACGGGGCCGCTGGACGAGAGTCAGTGA